In a genomic window of Pseudoliparis swirei isolate HS2019 ecotype Mariana Trench chromosome 20, NWPU_hadal_v1, whole genome shotgun sequence:
- the zgc:114130 gene encoding mRNA decay activator protein ZFP36L1, with the protein MPSFPRNQFADLEEMMCKQLLNLDLREQTRSPASLGDAARTPGRVGQPRGTASFSLSSLSCLPADPSDAVFLTADQWGRRPESPLPARLIGSSEWGKSGFLAQRSVSMVETGSAAAAGLAWPDATHSRSDAGSSPSPGSSSSSSSSRYKTELCRSFTESGLCKYGGKCQFAHGLDELRDLNRHPKYKTEPCRTFHTVGFCPYGIRCHFVHNNEEEEMKLALSRSSSSSGVPPPSSFRSPRPPLVRQSFSFAGFPSAPLQLPVPFARAPSASPPPPPPSCADITDLLSHAFLEMDSAFEASPAHLYPPPAAAAATTDPPGSPFLPSPDSGCSPSGLSPATSPPPRLSPGAAGLFPGPLGARSPSYASLSDQDQDGGGGGSSSSSLSGSESNDVSGRRLAVFSQLSVPEDAAGLCL; encoded by the exons atgCCGTCTTTCCCCCGCAACCAGTTTGCTGACCTGGAAGAGATGATGTGCAag CAGTTGCTGAATCTCGACTTGAGGGAGCAGACGCGCTCGCCGGCGTCGCTCGGCGACGCCGCGAGGACGCCGGGCCGCGTCGGGCAGCCTCGCGGCACCGCGTCCTTCTCCCTCTCGTCGCTCTCCTGCCTCCCCGCCGACCCGTCGGACGCCGTCTTCCTGACCGCCGACCAGTGGGGGCGGCGGCCGGAGAGCCCTCTGCCCGCCCGGCTCATCGGCTCCTCCGAGTGGGGCAAGTCCGGCTTCCTCGCCCAGCGCTCCGTCAGCATGGTGGAGACcggcagcgccgccgccgccggcctcgCCTGGCCCGACGCGACGCACTCCCGCAGCGACGCGGGCTCCTCCCCCTcgcccggctcctcctcctcctcctcctcgtcccgcTACAAGACGGAGCTGTGCCGCTCGTTCACCGAGAGCGGCCTGTGCAAGTACGGCGGCAAGTGCCAGTTCGCCCACGGGCTGGACGAGCTGCGGGATCTCAACCGGCACCCCAAGTACAAGACGGAGCCGTGCCGCACGTTCCACACCGTGGGCTTCTGCCCCTACGGCATCCGCTGCCACTTCGTCCacaacaacgaggaagaggagatgaagctggccctctctcgctcctcctcgtcctcgggCGTCCCGCCGCCGTCTTCTTTCCGCTCGCCCCGGCCGCCTCTCGTCCGGCAGAGCTTCAGCTTCGCCGGGTTTCCCTCGGCCCCGCTGCAGCTCCCCGTTCCCTTCGCCCGCGCTCCGtcggcctctcctcctcctcctcctccctcctgcgcCGACATCACCGACCTCCTCTCTCACGCCTTCCTGGAGATGGACTCCGCCTTCGAGGCCTCCCCCGCCCACCTGTACccgccccccgccgccgccgccgccacaacGGACCCCCCGGGGTCTCCGTTCCTGCCCTCGCCGGACTCCGGCTGCTCCCCGAGCGGTCTGTCTCCggccacctcccctcccccgaggCTGAGCCCCGGCGCCGCCGGGCTGTTCCCGGGCCCGCTGGGCGCCCGCTCCCCGTCCTACGCCTCCCTgtcggaccaggaccaggacggcggcggcggcggcagctcctccagctcgcTCAGCGGCTCCGAGTCCAACGACGTCAGCGGCCGGCGCCTCGCCGTGTTCAGCCAGCTCTCCGTTCCCGAGGACGCCGCCGGGCTCTGCCTCTAG
- the trappc6bl gene encoding trafficking protein particle complex subunit 6B, like encodes MADESLFDFLHMEIVSHVYREQQSSKEEMDHKDRAVCISVLESMGFRVGQGLIERLTRDSPSFKDELDVMKFVCKDFWTKVFKRQIDNLRTNHQGTYVLQDNTFSLLTQLSNGKQYLDQAPKYLAFSCGIVRGALSNLGLDSVVTAEVSVMPSCKFQVVVQKL; translated from the exons ATGGCGGACGAGTCTCTGTTCGACTTCCTCCACATGGAGATCGTGTCACACGTTTACAGGGAGCAGCAGTCCAGTAAAGAAGAGATGGACCACAAG GACAGAGCCGTCTGCATTTCTGTCCTTGAAAGCATGGGCTTCAGGGTAGGACAAGGACTCAtcgagag GCTGACCAGGGACTCTCCCAGCTTCAAAGACGAGTTGGATGTCATGAAGTTTGTGTGTAAAGACTTCTGGACGAAGGTGTTCAAGAGGCAGATCGACAACCTCAGAACAAACCATCAG GGAACGTACGTCCTGCAGGACAACACCTTCTCCCTGCTGACGCAGCTCTCCAACGGGAAGCAGTACCTGGACCAGGCGCCCAAG TACCTTGCTTTTTCCTGTGGCATCGTGCGAGGCGCTCTGTCTAACCTCGGGCTGGATAGCGTGGTGACCGCCGAGGTCTCCGTCATGCCGTCCT GTAAATTCCAAGTGGTGGTCCAGAAGTTGTGA
- the bloc1s3 gene encoding biogenesis of lysosome-related organelles complex 1 subunit 3, giving the protein MSSGFRIVVQGEASETDSDDEVYITSMPAPQVGAKVPGEASETDSEGEEEQTDRSSLSQERVHILRRDLPPLIVVRDHPDIQSIVEDRPSPTHRPQGDTLLQQKLQESNSRLYSDIGQMVRQVYGSASREVSVATAQLNASQSAIINASHSIRLILDDLKAVSEKIDIITSCQILPDININNLKSHITPAP; this is encoded by the exons ATGTCCAGCGGGTTCCGCATCGTGGTGCAGGGCGAGGCCTCGGAGACGGACTCCGATGACGAGGTCTACATCACCTCCATGCCCGCTCCCCAAGTCGGAGCCAAG GTTCCAGGTGAGGCATCTGAAACCGACAGTGAGGGCGAGGAGGAGCAGACCGACCGATCCTCGCTGAGCCAGGAGAGAGTCCACATCCTCAGGAGAGACCTGCCTCCTCTGATTGTCGTCAGAGACCACCCTGACATACAGTCCATAGTGGAAGACCGGCCCAGTCCCACTCACAGACCACAAG GTGACACGCTTCTCCAACAGAAGCTGCAGGAATCGAACAGCCGGCTGTATTCCGACATCGGACAGATGGTCCGGCAGGTTTACGGCAGCGCCAGCAGAGAG GTTTCCGTGGCAACCGCTCAGCTGAATGCGTCGCAGAGCGCCATCATCAACGCGTCGCACAGCATCCGGTTGATCCTGGACGACCTGAAGGCCGTCTCCGAAAAGATCGACATCATCACCAGCTGTCAAATACTGCCCGATATTAACATCAATAATCTAAAGAGTCATATTACTCCTGCaccctaa